In Enterobacter sp. 638, a single window of DNA contains:
- a CDS encoding helix-turn-helix domain-containing protein has translation MLPGILSLDMTGPAETFALAGDAFRLHFVGPQPDVPTSIGLTMSGIKPLPETLPEGSLLVLPGVSDSSHQFSSPQALSIQHWLMRLQPEIHRHRITVMCVCSGALLAAKSGLLDGKQCTTHHDVIGRLRVAAPGALIKENRIFVQDQNIWTSAGITSGIDLALHMINRLCGPEKALAVAREMVVWFRRSGDDPQLSPWLRYRNHLHPAIHRAQDALTAEPQKGWQLADIADLAHVSPRHLTRLFQEHLGISVRDYLEQLRLAVAEQWLLQGRGVEHAATAAGFSSPRQFHRARQRIVS, from the coding sequence ATGTTGCCGGGAATATTGTCGCTGGACATGACCGGCCCGGCCGAAACCTTTGCGTTGGCGGGCGATGCGTTTCGTCTGCATTTCGTTGGTCCGCAGCCAGATGTGCCGACATCCATAGGCCTGACGATGAGCGGTATCAAACCGTTACCGGAAACGCTGCCGGAAGGAAGCCTTCTGGTTTTGCCGGGCGTCAGCGATTCCAGTCATCAGTTTTCATCACCTCAGGCGCTGAGCATTCAGCATTGGCTGATGCGCTTGCAGCCTGAGATCCATCGGCATCGCATTACCGTGATGTGCGTCTGCTCCGGCGCGCTACTGGCGGCGAAATCAGGTCTACTGGATGGCAAACAGTGCACGACTCACCACGACGTCATTGGCCGTCTCCGTGTCGCAGCACCAGGTGCGTTGATCAAAGAGAATCGTATTTTTGTGCAGGACCAAAACATCTGGACCAGCGCGGGTATTACGTCGGGAATCGATCTGGCGTTGCATATGATTAACCGCCTGTGTGGGCCAGAAAAGGCCTTGGCGGTGGCACGTGAAATGGTGGTTTGGTTTCGGCGTTCAGGAGACGATCCGCAGCTTTCGCCGTGGCTGCGTTATCGCAATCACCTGCATCCGGCCATTCATCGTGCGCAAGATGCGCTGACGGCGGAGCCGCAAAAGGGCTGGCAACTGGCTGATATCGCAGATCTGGCACACGTGAGCCCACGCCATTTAACCCGACTTTTTCAGGAACATTTAGGCATTAGCGTGCGCGATTACCTGGAACAGCTGCGACTGGCGGTTGCTGAACAGTGGCTATTGCAAGGACGCGGCGTTGAACACGCGGCAACGGCGGCTGGATTTTCGTCACCG
- a CDS encoding isochorismatase family protein — translation MSRTALLNIDTQQSFHHREYWQEKGFAEFQQAMLGLIEGCESRGVPVVDIFHVDDTGPFSLESGFVEPMSFLRHQPAVVFQKHVHNAFTDTGLDHWLRERDINHLIICGLRTEQCCETTARVASDLGYAVTFVSEATLTFPMTYKGITLDTDDLRHRTETVLDGRFAEIKTVAETLESL, via the coding sequence ATGTCACGCACCGCGTTACTTAACATCGATACACAGCAATCATTCCATCACCGTGAATACTGGCAGGAAAAAGGTTTCGCTGAGTTCCAGCAGGCGATGCTGGGACTTATCGAAGGCTGTGAATCTCGTGGCGTCCCCGTTGTTGATATCTTTCACGTAGACGATACCGGCCCGTTCTCACTGGAAAGCGGTTTCGTTGAGCCTATGTCCTTTTTACGTCATCAGCCTGCGGTGGTTTTCCAGAAACATGTCCATAATGCTTTTACTGATACCGGCCTTGATCATTGGCTGCGTGAGCGGGATATTAATCACCTGATCATTTGCGGTCTGCGGACTGAGCAATGCTGCGAAACCACGGCGCGAGTCGCGTCAGATTTAGGCTATGCCGTCACTTTCGTCAGTGAAGCCACGCTGACATTCCCGATGACGTACAAGGGCATTACGCTGGATACAGATGACCTTCGCCATCGTACTGAAACGGTGCTGGATGGGCGTTTTGCAGAAATCAAAACCGTAGCGGAGACGCTGGAGTCACTTTGA
- the xylB gene encoding xylulokinase has product MYIGIDLGTSGVKAILLNEQGDVLATQTEKLHVSRPHPLWSEQDPEEWWQATDRAIKALGEQHSLRNVKALGIAGQMHGATLLDKDHRVLRPAILWNDGRCAEECAILEERVPTSREITGNLMMPGFTAPKLLWVQRHEPEIFRQVAKVLLPKDYLRFRMTGDFASDMSDAAGTMWLDVAQRDWSEAMLSACELTREHMPALFEGSEITGTLQSSLAERWNMPAVPLVAGGGDNAAGAVGVGMVDAGQAMLSLGTSGVYFAVSDGYLSNPESAVHSFCHALPGKWHLMSVMLSAASCLDWAAKLTGFDDVPSLIAGAQQADENAGAVWFLPYLSGERTPHNNPQAKGVFFGLTHQHGPAELARAVLEGVGFALADGMDVVHECGVKPHSITLIGGGARSSYWRQMLADISGLQLDYRTGGDVGPALGAARLAQIAMNPAKPLAQLLPQLPLEQEHRPDSVRHAHYAKQRDVFRKIYQQLLPLMS; this is encoded by the coding sequence CGAACAGGGCGATGTGTTGGCTACGCAAACTGAAAAGCTGCATGTCTCGCGTCCGCATCCGCTATGGTCTGAGCAAGATCCTGAAGAGTGGTGGCAAGCGACGGATCGCGCCATAAAAGCGCTGGGCGAACAGCACAGCTTACGGAACGTGAAAGCGCTGGGCATTGCCGGGCAAATGCACGGCGCGACGCTGCTGGATAAAGACCATCGCGTTCTGCGTCCGGCTATCTTGTGGAACGACGGTCGCTGCGCGGAGGAATGCGCCATTCTCGAAGAGCGCGTGCCGACTTCTCGCGAGATTACCGGCAATCTGATGATGCCGGGTTTCACTGCGCCAAAACTGCTGTGGGTGCAACGTCATGAGCCTGAGATTTTCCGTCAGGTCGCAAAAGTGCTTCTGCCAAAAGATTATCTGCGTTTTCGTATGACCGGCGACTTTGCCAGCGATATGTCGGACGCGGCAGGCACCATGTGGCTGGATGTTGCTCAGCGCGACTGGAGCGAAGCGATGCTCAGCGCCTGCGAGCTCACGCGCGAGCATATGCCTGCCCTTTTTGAAGGCAGTGAAATCACGGGAACCCTACAGTCATCTCTTGCCGAGCGCTGGAATATGCCCGCGGTGCCGCTTGTTGCGGGGGGCGGGGATAACGCGGCGGGTGCCGTCGGCGTTGGAATGGTTGATGCGGGCCAGGCAATGCTGTCGCTGGGCACATCGGGCGTCTATTTTGCCGTGAGCGACGGTTATCTTAGCAACCCGGAAAGTGCCGTTCACAGCTTCTGCCATGCGTTACCGGGGAAATGGCATTTGATGTCGGTCATGCTGAGTGCCGCTTCATGCCTGGACTGGGCCGCGAAGCTCACGGGTTTTGACGATGTCCCGTCGCTGATCGCTGGCGCACAACAGGCTGATGAAAATGCGGGTGCCGTGTGGTTCCTGCCGTATCTTTCGGGTGAACGTACCCCGCACAACAACCCGCAGGCGAAGGGGGTTTTCTTTGGCTTAACGCATCAGCACGGTCCGGCGGAACTGGCACGCGCAGTGCTGGAAGGCGTGGGCTTTGCGTTAGCCGATGGTATGGATGTGGTGCACGAATGCGGAGTGAAGCCCCACAGCATTACGCTGATTGGTGGCGGCGCTCGCAGCAGCTATTGGCGGCAGATGTTGGCCGATATCAGTGGATTACAACTTGACTACCGCACCGGTGGCGATGTGGGTCCCGCGTTGGGAGCCGCGCGTCTGGCGCAAATCGCAATGAATCCAGCAAAACCGCTCGCGCAGCTGTTGCCGCAATTACCGCTGGAGCAAGAGCACCGCCCGGATTCCGTGCGTCATGCGCATTACGCTAAACAGCGCGACGTGTTCCGCAAAATCTATCAGCAACTTCTGCCATTGATGTCGTGA